In the genome of Hymenobacter cellulosivorans, one region contains:
- a CDS encoding DMT family transporter: MQWFFLVLGGLAEVAFAFCLGKGKLAEGLEAMGWYAAFGACAALSFYLLHLSLAQIPLGTAYGVWTGIGAVGTALLGVLVFGDPLTGPRLFFLATLIGSLLGLKAVSA, from the coding sequence ATGCAGTGGTTCTTTCTGGTATTGGGAGGGCTGGCGGAAGTTGCGTTTGCCTTCTGCTTAGGCAAAGGCAAACTGGCCGAAGGTCTGGAGGCCATGGGCTGGTACGCCGCTTTCGGGGCCTGCGCCGCCCTGAGCTTTTACCTGCTCCATTTGAGTTTGGCGCAGATACCCCTGGGTACTGCCTACGGCGTCTGGACGGGCATTGGCGCCGTCGGGACAGCTCTGCTGGGAGTACTCGTCTTTGGCGACCCGCTAACCGGCCCGCGCCTGTTTTTTCTGGCCACGCTGATTGGCTCCTTGCTGGGTCTAAAGGCAGTATCGGCTTAG
- a CDS encoding bifunctional helix-turn-helix transcriptional regulator/GNAT family N-acetyltransferase, with product MTTQAAAVYALYHVPFEPRWFPVFYTAASQPDLHVGEIAERIGHTHAAVSQVLKELAKHDLVSVQRGEADQRRSIVALTPSGASLWPALQQQATDVRQATEELLTETRHNLWLAIGEMEYALSRRSLANRVKAIRDQRIAGQVRILDYTPEHQPVFKNLNAEWIERYFRLEEADLKALDHPEEYILQRGGHILLAEYHDQIVGTCALIKMSDDMYELAKMAVSPTAQGLGIGLRLGEAAVAKAAASGAERLYLESNTKLGPALNLYHKLGFRKTVSGPASPYERCNIQMELLLK from the coding sequence ATGACTACCCAGGCGGCGGCCGTGTATGCGCTGTACCACGTTCCTTTCGAGCCGCGCTGGTTTCCCGTCTTCTACACCGCGGCCTCCCAGCCTGACTTGCACGTGGGAGAAATTGCGGAGCGGATCGGGCACACCCACGCCGCAGTAAGCCAAGTGCTCAAGGAGCTGGCCAAGCACGATTTGGTGAGCGTGCAGCGCGGCGAGGCCGACCAGCGCCGCAGCATCGTGGCCCTCACCCCCTCCGGGGCCAGCCTGTGGCCAGCTCTGCAACAGCAGGCCACCGACGTACGTCAGGCCACGGAGGAACTGCTGACCGAAACCCGGCACAACCTCTGGCTGGCCATTGGGGAAATGGAATACGCCCTGTCGCGCCGTAGCCTGGCCAACCGGGTGAAGGCCATCCGCGACCAGCGCATTGCCGGCCAGGTCCGCATCCTGGACTACACCCCCGAACACCAACCCGTCTTTAAGAACCTGAATGCCGAGTGGATTGAGCGTTACTTCCGCCTGGAGGAAGCCGACCTCAAGGCCCTCGACCACCCCGAGGAATACATTCTGCAGCGCGGGGGGCACATCCTGTTAGCCGAGTACCACGACCAGATTGTGGGCACCTGCGCCCTAATCAAGATGAGCGACGATATGTACGAGTTGGCAAAAATGGCCGTGTCGCCGACGGCTCAGGGGCTGGGAATCGGTCTGCGGCTGGGCGAAGCTGCGGTAGCCAAGGCCGCGGCTTCAGGAGCGGAGCGGCTGTACCTGGAAAGCAACACCAAGCTGGGCCCGGCCCTGAACCTGTACCATAAGCTGGGTTTCCGCAAAACCGTTTCGGGCCCGGCCTCACCGTATGAGCGCTGCAATATTCAGATGGAGCTTCTGCTGAAGTAG
- a CDS encoding 3-ketoacyl-ACP reductase — MEALSGKIALVTGAGKGIGRAVALALAQEGVQVALLARSAEQLRAVAQEIEAQGGRAVVVAADVADRAAVEAAVAQVLEQLGTIDILINNAGIGTFAKLVDMEPAEWEKIIQVNLLGTYYTTRAVLPQMIARETGDIINIASTAGQRGAATTSAYSASKFAILGLTESLMQEVRKQNIRVSALTPSTVATELAISNKLTDGNPDKVMQPEDLAEFIVSQLKLNRRIFIKEAGMWSTNP, encoded by the coding sequence ATGGAAGCACTAAGCGGTAAAATAGCCCTGGTAACGGGCGCCGGCAAAGGAATTGGACGCGCCGTAGCCCTGGCACTGGCCCAGGAAGGCGTACAGGTGGCCTTGCTGGCCCGCTCGGCAGAGCAGCTGCGCGCCGTCGCGCAGGAGATTGAAGCGCAGGGCGGCCGGGCCGTGGTTGTTGCGGCCGACGTGGCCGACCGTGCCGCCGTGGAAGCCGCCGTAGCCCAGGTTCTGGAACAGCTCGGCACCATTGATATCCTGATTAATAATGCCGGCATCGGCACCTTCGCCAAGCTGGTGGACATGGAGCCGGCCGAGTGGGAAAAGATTATCCAGGTAAACCTGCTGGGCACCTATTACACCACCCGGGCCGTGCTGCCCCAGATGATAGCACGCGAAACCGGCGACATCATCAACATTGCCTCCACGGCCGGGCAGCGCGGCGCGGCGACGACCAGCGCCTACAGCGCCTCGAAGTTCGCCATCCTGGGCCTGACCGAGTCGTTGATGCAGGAGGTGCGCAAGCAGAACATCCGGGTGTCGGCCCTCACGCCCAGTACCGTAGCTACCGAACTGGCTATCAGCAACAAACTCACCGACGGCAACCCCGACAAGGTAATGCAGCCCGAAGATCTGGCCGAGTTCATCGTTTCCCAGCTCAAGCTCAACCGCCGCATCTTCATCAAGGAAGCCGGCATGTGGAGCACTAACCCGTAG
- a CDS encoding beta strand repeat-containing protein — MHFFTAFTRLALSRGHRIGYGQTPRLWLILLLLLPGLSAQAQRTRGSDGNRTVSTGTAIVNEYAKVTADAAAGATLIRVSSNTLNANGRFLGVLTQGDLILLIQMQGASITTNDAAIYGSVSAYNNAGRYELLEVASVSGTDVINLTCGLKYDYTAAGQTQVVRLPRFNTLTVNSGATVSGTAWDRTTGIGGIVAMEVANGTILNGTINATGLGFRGGAVDNSSEDANAVVFGFRNSAATFGAEKGEGIAGAAVDYDALGGRYGRGAAANGGGGGNSHNAAGGGGANVGLGAWTGMGNPDRGTSSVYDNAWNLEGAGFATATSSGGGRGGYSYASANQDALVTAPGAGSWGGNGRQNNGGYGGRPLENRGRLYLGGGGGAGDGNNGVSTSGGNGGGLVYMLTGGAVSGSGSVLANGTTGFRGNNIPTSGGTDAAGGGGGGGSVVLHVGGTITGITASAQGGTGGSQRDAGAESEGPGGGGGGGLIQYTNNSGTNFTTQVQGGVNGTTSSTSLTEFPPNGATRGGSGLVQTVLYNAQCAVADVASSAVPLSNPTPAGQPGGFTVTFNNTGPDGANEVIAQVKLPTGLSILSITNGGEYNPATGFVNYPALTSLASGQSLVSTIRFTTPPVTSVPAYPLIYTTTGQGNNTQVDFSYAEFTVTPVADVTTSITGPVVLGQGQPSGTYTVNFTNNGPSTAANVTQSILLPAGSTGVSAPGAQSIVVNGNNTVTVTYPAASLTSGATNSFQLSFTAPATAGPVTLVSNTGTSTSQGSNAAADQFTFNANVTAAAADLQANITVSTTPVPAGQEGVFNVVFRNNGPNTATGTAAQVQLPAGLVLTDNAGGSYNQSTGLLTFPALTSLGNGATFSPVIKFTAPAAGTSVAATASITSSAYDSNTGNNSFTASIAVTPTADVVTTISGPATAAAGASVTYTATVQNNGPSVATSVVPTVQLPKALLSLALPTGASYDPNTGIVTLPAINSMNSGDAQNYTIGFTLPNNNQSVSGQARATAATNDAAVTNNNGSLTAANVTTTVTLPAGSCAGNTFSGQSATQGLYAEYYKGYFNDNFNYFSATPALTRTISTVNYSGRANWGDITAAMNSGTASDPDNYSSRMRGYITITTGGTYTFGLFSDDAAWLWVGNNARDTNLQAGKAVVNASGTHSAGLYTGTISLAPGTYPVTILYGEAGGDNVLVFSYSGPDTGNNSQTVPSSVLCSTQFGGPLPVELTQFTATANNLDAQLSWATAQEKNSAYFEVERSVAGQPFRVISQVKAAGTTTQGQRYAFLDAGAARLATTAYYRLRQVDQDGTSAYSPVRTVTFGAAPADFSVTPNPTTAKLRVQFTDASGQATATVYSVLGQALLTQALNPSGEAELDVRSLPAGSYVLRLLTSQGVTRNFHFVKQ, encoded by the coding sequence ATGCACTTTTTTACCGCTTTCACCCGGCTTGCCCTAAGCCGGGGCCACCGGATTGGCTATGGGCAAACGCCCCGACTCTGGCTGATTCTTCTTCTGCTGCTTCCGGGGCTTTCCGCCCAGGCCCAACGCACCCGGGGCAGCGACGGCAACCGCACTGTAAGTACGGGTACTGCCATTGTTAATGAGTACGCCAAAGTAACGGCCGACGCGGCGGCGGGAGCTACCCTGATTCGGGTCAGCAGCAATACGCTGAACGCCAACGGCCGTTTCCTGGGCGTCCTGACTCAGGGCGACCTGATCCTGCTGATTCAGATGCAGGGCGCCAGTATTACCACCAACGACGCTGCTATTTACGGCTCCGTCTCGGCTTACAACAACGCGGGCCGGTATGAATTGCTGGAGGTAGCCTCCGTATCCGGCACCGACGTCATCAACCTGACTTGCGGGCTGAAATACGATTATACGGCTGCCGGGCAGACGCAGGTAGTGCGCCTGCCTCGCTTCAACACTCTGACGGTGAACAGCGGAGCTACGGTGAGTGGCACGGCCTGGGACCGGACGACGGGAATAGGTGGCATTGTGGCCATGGAAGTGGCTAACGGAACCATTCTAAACGGAACCATCAACGCCACCGGCCTGGGCTTTCGGGGTGGAGCAGTAGACAATAGCTCAGAAGATGCCAACGCCGTGGTATTCGGCTTCCGAAACTCGGCGGCCACTTTCGGCGCTGAAAAAGGGGAAGGCATTGCTGGGGCCGCCGTCGACTACGACGCGCTGGGCGGCCGCTACGGTCGGGGTGCCGCCGCCAATGGCGGTGGGGGGGGCAACTCCCACAACGCCGCCGGCGGTGGTGGGGCCAACGTGGGCCTAGGCGCCTGGACCGGTATGGGCAACCCCGACCGGGGTACCAGCAGTGTCTATGATAACGCCTGGAACCTGGAAGGGGCCGGCTTTGCTACTGCTACTTCCTCCGGCGGCGGCCGGGGCGGCTACAGCTACGCTTCCGCCAACCAGGATGCCTTGGTGACCGCGCCCGGCGCGGGGAGCTGGGGCGGTAACGGTCGGCAGAACAATGGCGGCTACGGCGGCCGGCCACTCGAAAACCGGGGCCGGCTCTACCTGGGCGGCGGCGGCGGGGCCGGCGACGGCAACAACGGGGTGTCGACGTCCGGCGGCAACGGCGGTGGTCTGGTCTATATGCTGACCGGCGGGGCTGTATCGGGCTCGGGCTCCGTGTTGGCCAACGGCACGACGGGCTTCCGCGGCAACAACATTCCCACCTCGGGCGGCACTGATGCTGCCGGCGGCGGCGGCGGCGGCGGTAGCGTCGTGCTGCACGTTGGGGGTACCATTACTGGCATTACGGCCAGCGCCCAGGGTGGCACCGGCGGTTCGCAGCGCGACGCTGGCGCCGAGTCGGAAGGGCCCGGCGGTGGCGGCGGTGGCGGCCTGATTCAGTATACCAACAACTCCGGCACCAACTTCACCACGCAGGTGCAGGGCGGCGTAAACGGCACGACTTCTTCGACCTCCCTGACGGAGTTTCCGCCTAACGGCGCCACCCGTGGTGGTAGCGGCCTGGTGCAGACTGTTCTCTACAATGCGCAGTGTGCTGTGGCCGACGTGGCTTCCAGCGCCGTGCCGTTGAGCAACCCCACACCAGCCGGCCAGCCCGGGGGCTTTACCGTGACCTTCAACAATACCGGTCCGGATGGGGCCAACGAAGTCATTGCGCAGGTGAAGCTGCCAACCGGCCTTTCGATTTTGTCTATCACCAACGGCGGCGAATATAATCCGGCTACCGGCTTCGTAAACTATCCGGCTCTGACCAGCTTGGCCAGCGGCCAGTCCTTGGTATCAACTATTCGGTTTACCACCCCGCCCGTGACTTCTGTGCCTGCTTACCCGTTGATTTATACCACGACGGGCCAGGGCAACAACACCCAGGTTGACTTCAGCTACGCCGAGTTTACCGTGACGCCTGTAGCCGACGTAACTACCTCCATTACCGGTCCGGTCGTGCTGGGCCAGGGTCAGCCTTCGGGCACCTACACGGTGAACTTCACCAATAATGGCCCCTCCACGGCAGCCAACGTGACGCAGTCTATCCTGCTGCCCGCCGGTAGCACCGGCGTTTCGGCCCCGGGGGCGCAGTCGATAGTAGTAAACGGGAACAACACGGTAACCGTCACGTACCCAGCTGCCTCGCTGACGAGCGGCGCTACGAACTCCTTCCAGCTCAGCTTTACGGCTCCGGCCACTGCGGGTCCCGTCACGCTGGTCAGCAACACGGGTACCAGCACCAGCCAGGGTTCCAATGCCGCGGCCGACCAGTTTACCTTCAACGCCAATGTAACGGCGGCGGCGGCCGACCTGCAAGCCAATATTACGGTAAGCACTACTCCGGTGCCGGCTGGTCAGGAAGGCGTATTCAACGTCGTTTTCCGCAACAATGGTCCGAACACGGCCACTGGTACCGCCGCCCAGGTGCAACTGCCGGCCGGTCTGGTGCTGACCGATAACGCGGGCGGCTCCTACAACCAGAGCACCGGCCTGCTGACCTTCCCGGCTCTGACGAGCTTGGGCAACGGCGCAACTTTCTCGCCGGTTATCAAGTTTACGGCCCCCGCAGCCGGAACCAGTGTTGCCGCCACGGCTTCCATTACTTCGTCTGCCTACGATTCCAACACGGGCAACAACAGCTTTACCGCCAGCATTGCCGTGACACCTACCGCCGACGTGGTAACGACCATCAGCGGACCGGCTACGGCCGCCGCCGGCGCTTCGGTAACCTATACTGCTACGGTACAGAACAACGGTCCGTCGGTAGCCACTAGCGTGGTGCCCACCGTGCAGCTGCCCAAGGCTCTGCTCTCGTTGGCCTTGCCGACCGGCGCTTCCTACGACCCTAACACCGGTATTGTAACGCTGCCTGCCATCAACTCGATGAACAGCGGCGACGCTCAGAATTACACTATCGGCTTCACGCTGCCCAACAACAACCAGTCCGTCAGCGGGCAGGCCCGCGCCACGGCTGCCACCAACGACGCCGCCGTAACCAACAACAACGGTAGCCTGACGGCCGCCAACGTGACGACGACCGTGACGCTGCCCGCCGGCTCCTGCGCCGGAAACACCTTCAGCGGGCAGTCGGCCACGCAGGGCCTGTACGCGGAGTACTACAAAGGGTATTTCAACGACAACTTCAACTACTTTAGTGCTACGCCGGCCCTGACGCGTACCATCAGCACGGTGAACTATAGTGGCCGCGCCAACTGGGGCGACATCACCGCGGCCATGAACTCGGGCACGGCTTCCGACCCGGATAACTATTCGTCGCGGATGCGGGGCTACATCACCATCACTACGGGTGGCACCTACACCTTTGGCTTGTTCAGCGACGACGCTGCCTGGCTCTGGGTTGGCAACAACGCCCGCGACACCAACCTGCAGGCAGGTAAGGCCGTGGTAAACGCCAGCGGCACGCACAGTGCGGGCCTCTACACAGGCACCATCAGCCTGGCCCCCGGTACGTATCCCGTTACCATTCTCTACGGCGAAGCCGGCGGCGACAACGTGCTGGTGTTCAGCTACAGCGGCCCCGATACGGGTAATAACTCCCAGACCGTACCCAGCTCGGTGCTGTGCTCCACGCAGTTCGGCGGTCCGCTGCCGGTAGAGCTTACCCAGTTTACGGCGACGGCCAACAACCTGGACGCTCAACTTAGCTGGGCCACGGCGCAGGAGAAAAACAGCGCTTACTTCGAGGTAGAACGCTCGGTAGCTGGCCAGCCTTTCCGGGTTATCAGCCAGGTAAAAGCCGCCGGCACGACTACCCAGGGCCAGCGCTATGCCTTCCTGGATGCCGGTGCTGCCCGCCTGGCCACTACTGCCTATTACCGCCTGCGCCAAGTAGACCAGGACGGCACCAGCGCTTACTCGCCCGTACGCACGGTGACGTTTGGCGCGGCCCCGGCCGATTTCTCCGTAACGCCCAACCCGACTACCGCCAAGCTGCGTGTGCAGTTTACGGATGCCTCCGGGCAGGCCACGGCCACGGTATATTCAGTGCTGGGCCAAGCCCTGCTGACCCAGGCGCTGAACCCGAGCGGGGAAGCCGAGCTGGATGTGCGCAGCCTGCCCGCCGGCAGCTACGTGCTACGCCTGCTCACGTCGCAAGGCGTAACCCGCAACTTCCACTTCGTGAAACAATAG
- a CDS encoding DUF885 domain-containing protein yields MKKLALGGLLACALLAGCNQQKTADQTASETGSADADVKDLKTLFENYWEEQAKLFPMNATAQGDNRYNNQLPNDQTKAFRNGLVRFYERYLTQLGKFKRDELSATDRVSYDLFQYDLQMRLDGMKQGIMVGSDYPTIWMIPFSQFGGLPISLGQYGAGTGIQPFKTVQDYDNWLGRAHGFPVWADSAISNFRQGMKAGVVLPRALVQKMVPQMRDLVVTDAAKSLFYGPINTFPKEFSVADRKRLSSAYQEAILTELSPTYKKLADFLETEYLPKARATTGISGLPNGDAKYRYLVKYWTTTDKTPEQIYQTGLAEVKRIRTEMERVKTQVGFKGDLPAFFQYMKTDKQFMPYKTPEEVLAAFRGIQARITPNLPKMFGRTPKTGFEIHQTEAFRAASASAEYNQGTPDGSRPGIFYVPILDATTFNTTSGMESLFLHEAIPGHHYQISLQQENQDLPKFRRFAWYGAMGEGWALYTESLGKELGLYTDPYQYMGALGDEIHRAIRLVVDVGMHTKNMTREQAIKYMMDNEAINEQGATAEIERYMAIPGQALSYKVGQLKIRELREKYHTQLAAGASGKLREKYPRQNGEHFSLSAFHDELLKDGVMPLSVLERKMDDWAADQK; encoded by the coding sequence ATGAAAAAACTCGCCCTGGGCGGTCTGCTCGCCTGTGCGCTGCTGGCCGGCTGCAACCAGCAAAAAACCGCCGACCAAACGGCCTCCGAAACCGGCTCGGCTGATGCCGATGTAAAAGACCTTAAAACGCTCTTCGAAAACTACTGGGAAGAGCAGGCCAAGCTGTTTCCGATGAACGCCACCGCCCAGGGCGACAACCGTTACAACAATCAGCTGCCCAACGACCAGACCAAGGCCTTCCGCAACGGCCTCGTCCGGTTTTATGAGCGCTACCTGACTCAGCTGGGCAAGTTCAAGCGCGACGAGCTTTCGGCCACCGACCGGGTGAGCTACGATCTGTTTCAGTACGATCTGCAGATGCGCCTCGACGGCATGAAGCAGGGCATTATGGTAGGCTCCGACTACCCAACTATCTGGATGATTCCCTTCAGCCAGTTTGGCGGCCTACCCATTTCGCTGGGCCAGTACGGGGCCGGCACCGGCATTCAGCCCTTCAAAACGGTGCAGGACTACGACAACTGGCTGGGCCGGGCGCACGGCTTCCCCGTCTGGGCCGATTCGGCCATCAGCAACTTCCGCCAGGGCATGAAAGCCGGCGTGGTGCTGCCCCGGGCTTTGGTGCAAAAGATGGTTCCGCAGATGCGTGACCTAGTGGTGACCGACGCGGCCAAATCCTTGTTCTACGGCCCCATTAACACCTTCCCCAAGGAGTTCAGCGTGGCCGACCGGAAGCGGCTTTCCTCGGCTTATCAGGAGGCTATTCTGACCGAGTTGTCGCCGACGTATAAGAAGCTGGCCGATTTCCTCGAAACCGAATACCTGCCTAAGGCCCGCGCCACCACCGGTATCAGCGGCCTGCCCAACGGCGACGCCAAGTACCGCTACCTGGTAAAATACTGGACGACAACGGACAAGACACCGGAGCAAATCTACCAGACGGGCCTAGCTGAGGTCAAGCGGATCCGTACGGAAATGGAGCGGGTTAAAACGCAGGTCGGCTTCAAGGGCGACCTGCCGGCCTTCTTCCAGTATATGAAGACCGACAAGCAGTTTATGCCTTACAAAACACCGGAAGAGGTTTTGGCGGCTTTCCGCGGTATTCAGGCCCGTATCACTCCCAACCTGCCGAAGATGTTTGGGCGCACGCCCAAAACCGGCTTCGAGATTCACCAGACGGAAGCTTTCCGGGCTGCTTCGGCCTCAGCCGAGTACAATCAGGGTACGCCCGACGGCTCCCGCCCCGGTATTTTCTACGTCCCGATTCTCGATGCCACGACCTTCAACACGACCTCGGGCATGGAGTCGTTGTTCTTGCACGAAGCCATTCCGGGCCACCACTACCAGATTTCCTTGCAGCAGGAAAACCAGGACCTGCCCAAGTTCCGCCGCTTTGCCTGGTACGGAGCTATGGGTGAGGGTTGGGCGTTGTATACCGAAAGCCTAGGCAAAGAGCTGGGCCTCTATACCGACCCCTACCAGTACATGGGCGCGCTGGGCGACGAAATTCACCGTGCTATTCGCCTTGTGGTGGATGTGGGTATGCACACCAAGAACATGACCCGGGAGCAGGCCATCAAGTATATGATGGACAACGAGGCTATCAACGAACAGGGCGCCACGGCCGAAATCGAGCGGTACATGGCCATTCCCGGGCAGGCGCTGAGTTATAAAGTAGGCCAGCTCAAGATTCGGGAGCTGCGCGAGAAGTACCACACCCAGCTCGCGGCGGGTGCCTCAGGCAAGCTGCGCGAAAAGTATCCGCGCCAGAACGGGGAGCATTTCAGCCTCAGTGCCTTCCACGATGAGCTGCTCAAAGACGGCGTAATGCCGCTCTCAGTGCTGGAGCGCAAAATGGATGACTGGGCTGCCGACCAGAAATAA
- a CDS encoding carboxypeptidase-like regulatory domain-containing protein: MISAASVSAVVRPRRRFRPTFVLVLLGLLLAQLTQAQQLRGVVLDKDSNQPLPFASVSVPGTTLGTTTNTEGEFSLRVNKLPITLLISELGHVRDTLRVTSNAELLRVSLASATITLPEVKVGSYAFRLVDRAFRQLQRGNKRKFYGKAFYRQITRIANDPTELQEVVWNVKSSTARIEGTAIAQGRYAAKPSITSFSNFSLYTKSYGLYDANADTTKSLALLSPNVVKNYLLELKGIVAGPDTTKGGIAEIDFQTRPELTRYKAEGTIWIDVDSYKVVRYRMTTPNFTASTSNPDQKFSNTKLDIEMSFQNTEDDVAPLEYMKVNLAADLTTPGKPATPLTVSSFTFFFDTSTTPTSIAYARVSVDDRDLAAIKSIKYDPEFWANNPVVKRTPVEDEVIQSFEKKGAFGTMVPKAGDKPDVRIGKDGRIIK, encoded by the coding sequence ATGATTTCTGCTGCCTCTGTTTCCGCCGTCGTCCGGCCTCGTCGCCGGTTCCGGCCCACGTTTGTTCTCGTGTTGCTTGGGCTGCTGCTGGCCCAGCTTACCCAGGCCCAGCAGCTGCGGGGCGTCGTGCTCGACAAAGATTCCAACCAGCCCCTGCCGTTTGCCAGCGTTTCGGTGCCCGGAACCACGCTGGGCACCACCACCAACACCGAGGGCGAGTTTTCGTTGCGGGTAAACAAGCTGCCCATCACGCTGCTTATCTCGGAGCTGGGCCACGTGCGCGACACGCTGCGCGTCACTTCTAATGCCGAGTTGCTGCGTGTGTCCCTGGCGTCGGCTACCATCACGCTGCCCGAAGTGAAAGTGGGCAGCTACGCCTTCCGCCTTGTCGACCGGGCCTTCCGCCAGCTGCAGCGCGGCAACAAGCGCAAGTTCTACGGGAAGGCCTTCTACCGGCAAATCACCCGCATTGCCAACGACCCTACCGAGTTGCAGGAAGTAGTCTGGAACGTGAAATCCAGCACGGCCCGCATCGAGGGCACGGCCATTGCCCAGGGGCGCTACGCCGCCAAGCCCAGCATTACCAGCTTCAGCAACTTCTCGCTCTACACCAAGTCCTACGGCCTGTATGACGCCAATGCCGACACCACTAAGTCTCTGGCCCTACTCAGTCCTAACGTGGTGAAAAACTATCTGCTGGAGCTCAAAGGCATTGTGGCCGGCCCCGACACGACCAAGGGCGGCATTGCCGAAATCGACTTCCAAACCCGCCCCGAGCTGACCCGCTACAAGGCCGAGGGCACCATCTGGATTGACGTGGACAGCTACAAAGTGGTGCGCTACCGAATGACGACGCCCAACTTTACGGCCTCCACTTCCAACCCCGACCAGAAATTTAGCAACACCAAGCTCGACATCGAGATGTCGTTTCAGAATACGGAAGACGATGTGGCTCCGCTCGAATACATGAAGGTGAACCTGGCTGCCGACCTGACCACGCCCGGCAAGCCCGCCACCCCGCTCACCGTATCGTCCTTTACTTTCTTCTTCGATACCAGCACCACGCCTACCAGTATTGCCTACGCCCGCGTCAGCGTCGACGACCGGGATTTGGCCGCCATCAAGAGCATCAAGTACGACCCCGAATTCTGGGCCAATAACCCGGTCGTGAAGCGCACTCCGGTGGAAGACGAGGTAATCCAGTCTTTCGAGAAAAAGGGCGCTTTCGGTACCATGGTGCCCAAAGCTGGCGACAAGCCCGACGTGCGCATCGGCAAAGATGGCCGGATCATAAAGTAG
- a CDS encoding alkaline phosphatase D family protein, with amino-acid sequence MKNRLLLLCGLALLTSNPAPAQRAKPLTLAFGSCNRVELPQPLWPVIAADKPDVWIWLGDNIYGDTDDMTVLKQKYDAQLNQHTYQQFRRQVPTIIGTWDDHDYGRNDAGKEYPFKKESQQLALDFLQEPPASPRRRQEGVYAAYTYAVGRKKVKVILLDDRYFQDELQRSPDRAYLPNTTGDILGAAQWQWLEQQLTGSDADVHIIGSGIQFLPQQHPYEKWANFPAARQRLLDLLVSSRAKGVMLLSGDRHIGEVSKITLAGRTQPVYEITASGLTHSATQNAGEPNQYRVGPLVNQKHYGLLQFRQQGKQLLVKAALKGEDGQEFYSQEIEVQ; translated from the coding sequence ATGAAAAACCGGCTGTTATTGCTTTGCGGACTGGCCCTGCTGACTTCCAACCCGGCGCCGGCCCAGCGGGCGAAGCCCCTCACCCTGGCTTTTGGCTCTTGCAACCGGGTAGAATTGCCCCAGCCCCTATGGCCCGTTATTGCCGCCGATAAGCCCGACGTGTGGATTTGGCTCGGCGACAATATCTACGGCGACACCGACGATATGACGGTGCTCAAGCAGAAGTACGACGCCCAGCTCAATCAGCACACCTACCAGCAGTTTCGGCGGCAGGTGCCCACCATCATCGGCACCTGGGACGACCACGACTACGGCCGCAACGATGCGGGCAAGGAATATCCCTTCAAAAAGGAAAGCCAGCAGCTGGCCCTCGACTTCTTGCAGGAACCCCCGGCCAGTCCACGGCGCCGACAGGAGGGCGTTTACGCGGCTTACACGTATGCAGTAGGCCGCAAAAAAGTAAAGGTAATCCTGCTCGATGACCGGTATTTTCAGGATGAGCTCCAGCGCAGCCCCGACCGGGCCTACCTGCCCAATACTACCGGCGACATTCTGGGCGCGGCCCAGTGGCAATGGCTGGAGCAGCAGCTCACCGGTTCCGATGCCGATGTGCATATTATTGGCTCGGGCATCCAATTTTTGCCCCAGCAGCACCCTTATGAGAAGTGGGCCAACTTTCCTGCCGCCCGCCAGCGCCTGCTCGACCTGCTGGTAAGCAGCCGGGCCAAAGGGGTAATGCTGCTCAGCGGCGACCGGCACATCGGGGAAGTTTCAAAGATAACCCTGGCCGGCCGCACCCAGCCCGTCTACGAAATTACTGCCAGCGGCCTGACGCACTCGGCCACCCAGAACGCCGGAGAACCGAACCAGTACCGGGTGGGGCCGCTCGTCAACCAGAAGCACTACGGACTGCTGCAGTTTCGGCAGCAGGGTAAGCAGCTGCTGGTAAAAGCTGCCCTGAAGGGTGAGGACGGGCAGGAGTTTTATAGCCAGGAAATCGAGGTGCAGTAG